The window TACTGGATTAAAAGAAGATTTAAAGTCTTGAAGAAGATAGTTTCGTTTCATCAGCAGATAATTGCAAATATTTATAGCAGCTCTATAATTTTCTACATCGGAAGCCCCATATTCAAGTGAATCGCCATAATCACCGTAGTATTTTTGTATCGTTGGGAATTTAAGCAGGGTTTCATTAAGACATTGTTGATAATTTTCTTTCTTATCAAATTGAAGGCTTATTCTATCTATTCTTGCGGAATTTATGTATCTTAATAGACACTTTAAACATTTTAATATTTCGTTAAGCTTCATAAATGATTTTACAATTTTAACAATGTATGCAGTAACAAAAAAAAGCAGTAGGAAAAACTTTAATGAAACATTGATTAGAGGAACCATTTTTTTCTCCTATCATATATATTCCAGATGGCAGTCTGGTACTTACATTATAAGGAGAAATGGAAAATTTTACAAGAAAGGAATGGTGATACATATAGAAATTACATATTCATGCAAGTCCTGCCGGTACCGCAACCGCTGTCTGGAACGGAGCAGGCGGTATCCATGCAAAGATTATGAGAGGAGGGAAAATAAAGTTGGACAAGCAATTCCTAACAATCAAGGACTGCGTAGAGCGCCACGGCATAAGTCACAACACAATAGAGTCCCTGTTTAAAAGAAAAGGATCTCCAGCAATCCGCGTTGGCCGTAGATGGCAAGTGGATGTAAATAAATGGGATCAGTATCTGCTAAAATTGGCAGAAGAGAGTAAGGGGTAAATCTCATGAAAAAGTACTATGACAATTTAGATGATTACACCGATCACAGCAGGCACCCACTAATGGACAAAGCCATATGCTACGTCCGGATGACAATCATATTTTTCTGTTGTCTGGCCGTGCTGTTTGCGGTATGTGGCTCGTTGGAAGTGATGTGAGAGGAGAGCAATTGAAATATGAAAAAAATTAACAATATTGACTTGACAGTAAGCGCAGGACGGGAACTTGAAAATTACAAGGAATGGATTGATAAGGCAGAGACTATTGAAAGAGCAAAAGCAGCTGGAAATGCTGCACTTGGTTTTATCAATGGTATGAACATGACAGTCAATGCAATGATCTGTACTGAAAATAATGATTTTACTGGTGACTTCGGTGAATGGCTGGATGAACAAAAACAGTTAGTCATGATAGCGGTTAGACAAAAATGTTTCATGCTCGTTGATGAAATCGAAATTTAATGAGAGGAGGAGAGGGGTCATGATAAATGAAGATCGTCTGAACTATTACTTAACGGAATTGCAAAACCGGAAAGGATCGCCTTACGGCATGGCTAATGAAGCACTTGCGGATGAATTATTTCCGTATGTTCAAGCAGAGTTTCCGGAGGCAATCATGGTAAAGCAGGGAATCGGCCAATACATTGTAGTGACTAAGCGGGCCAGAACTGCATTGCTCAAACGGTTTCAGGTTTCTAAACTGGAGTACGAAAAAGCAATTTCAGAAATTGATGGAGTCATACAGACTCTAAAAACTGAAACCCCAGGAGCGGCAACTCCCAGGGAATCAAGGTAACACGTAAATATTTCACATCCCTATTATAGGGAATCTATCGGAGGAAATCAAGATGGAAGAAAAAATAATAATGGTATATGTTCCTTTGAATGAGTACGCAAAAGGACAAGCTGCCATAGCGAGGCTTGAAGCCTTGAAATCTTTTACTATAAAAAGTGATTACAGCATTTCGCAGGAGGACATTGCCAGTATTTTGGGGTTTGAGCTGCCGGAAAAAAGGGTGGGACATGAATAAGTATCGTAAGCTCTGGGTTCTTCTCAGGGAAAAACTGACTGATTATGAAAACAATGAGAAGGATCCGGAGGACAAGGAAATCTATCATTTTGTACTAACTGAGATGGCCCAGATGGAGGCTGCAGAGTTTTTGGAGGATTAAAGTATGGACAGGCATAAATGCGACATGTGCGGCCTGCATCTGGATTCAGATGGAGCAGCGTGTGAGGAATGTATCAATAAATCGAGGATTACTAAGAAAGTGGCTCGCGGAAGCCAGATAGGAGTGGATTATGAACAATATGGAACTGAAAGTAACAACGGTGAATGCGGAGATCACAGCAAACTTTGAAGATTTTGAAAAATGGATAGAAGAACGTACCCATGAGTACGATGGTGTTGTTTTCACAGAGGACCAGA of the Lacrimispora indolis DSM 755 genome contains:
- a CDS encoding trigger factor — encoded protein: MNKYRKLWVLLREKLTDYENNEKDPEDKEIYHFVLTEMAQMEAAEFLED